From a single Ischnura elegans chromosome 7, ioIscEleg1.1, whole genome shotgun sequence genomic region:
- the LOC124162644 gene encoding protein shisa-5-like has product MGVYIGLSCGIFGFLLGFFILLRLCSTIRIRRRQRVTVREVRVVEVIAADPTPKPDLSWYMIQNQNYHAPGHCGDHVTTTAPPGPQEAGAAPYGFHLPPPPPPYTERVIQGASAPYPPTEAHYPQQ; this is encoded by the exons ATGG GAGTGTACATCGGTCTGTCTTGTGGAATCTTCGGTTTCCTCTTGGGTTTCTTCATCTTACTCCGTCTCTGTAGCACGATACGCATAAGAAGACGCCAGAGAGTCACCGTCCGGGAAGTGAGGGTCGTCGAGGTGATCGCGGCCGATCCAACCCCAAAGCCGGACCTCTCCTGGTACATGATCCAGAACCAAAACTACCACGCGCCGGGTCACTGCGGAGATCACGTGACCACGACGGCACCTCCAGGACCTCAAGAGGCAGGAGCAGCGCCTTACGGGTTccacctccctccccctcccccaccttaCACCGAGCGAGTGATACAAGGGGCTAGCGCCCCCTATCCACCGACAGAGGCGCACTACCCTCAACAATGA